Proteins from a single region of Sphingopyxis sp. BSN-002:
- the dnaJ gene encoding molecular chaperone DnaJ, with translation MSLDIDYYELLEVERTADDATLKASYRKLAMKYHPDKNPGCDDSEARFKAISEAYDCLKDPQKRAAYDRFGKAGVNGGAGGFGGGGNADFGDIGDIFESIFGSAFGGGGRQQRGPARGADLRYDMEIRLEDAFTGCEREIQVDVAARCETCDGSGAKPGTATNRCSTCAGHGKVRAQQGFFMVERTCPTCQGAGEVIADPCNSCHGEGRVDRRKTLTVNIPAGVDEGTRIRLSGEGESGARGAAPGDLYIFLHMSRHKVFEREGTTLFTRAPISFTTAALGGSITIPGLDGKKHDIAIPAGIQSGKQLRQRGAGMPVLNARGTGDLVVQIDVETPTKLTARQKELLCEFRETETGEECPASQGFFGRIKEMWDDLTE, from the coding sequence ATGTCGCTCGACATCGATTATTACGAACTGCTCGAAGTCGAGCGCACCGCCGACGACGCGACGCTGAAAGCGAGCTATCGCAAGCTCGCGATGAAGTATCATCCCGACAAGAATCCGGGATGCGACGACAGCGAGGCGCGCTTCAAGGCGATCAGCGAAGCCTATGACTGCCTGAAGGACCCCCAGAAGCGCGCGGCCTACGACCGCTTCGGCAAGGCCGGGGTCAACGGCGGCGCGGGCGGCTTCGGTGGCGGCGGCAATGCCGATTTCGGCGACATCGGCGATATTTTCGAATCGATCTTCGGATCGGCCTTCGGCGGCGGCGGGCGCCAGCAGCGTGGCCCTGCGCGCGGCGCCGACCTGCGCTACGACATGGAAATCCGCCTCGAGGACGCGTTCACCGGCTGCGAGCGCGAGATTCAGGTCGACGTCGCGGCGCGCTGCGAGACCTGCGACGGATCGGGCGCCAAGCCCGGCACCGCGACCAACCGCTGCTCGACCTGCGCCGGCCACGGCAAGGTCCGCGCGCAGCAGGGCTTCTTCATGGTCGAGCGCACCTGCCCGACCTGCCAGGGCGCGGGCGAGGTCATCGCCGACCCCTGCAACAGCTGCCATGGCGAAGGCCGCGTCGACCGGCGCAAGACGCTGACCGTCAACATTCCTGCCGGGGTCGACGAGGGCACGCGCATCCGCCTGTCGGGCGAAGGTGAGAGCGGCGCGCGCGGCGCGGCGCCCGGCGACCTCTACATCTTCCTCCACATGTCGCGGCACAAGGTGTTCGAGCGCGAGGGCACGACGCTCTTCACGCGCGCGCCGATCAGCTTCACCACGGCGGCACTCGGCGGGTCGATCACCATCCCCGGCCTCGACGGCAAGAAGCACGACATCGCCATTCCCGCCGGCATCCAGTCGGGCAAGCAGCTCCGCCAGCGCGGCGCGGGCATGCCGGTGCTCAACGCGCGCGGCACGGGCGACCTCGTCGTCCAGATCGACGTCGAGACGCCGACGAAGCTCACGGCGCGGCAGAAGGAATTGCTCTGCGAGTTCCGCGAGACCGAGACCGGCGAGGAATGCCCCGCAAGCCAGGGCTTTTTCGGCCGCATCAAGGAAATGTGGGACGATCTGACGGAGTAA
- the dnaK gene encoding molecular chaperone DnaK: MAKVIGIDLGTTNSCVAVMEGGKPKVIENVEGTRTTPSIVAFAKDGERLIGQPAKRQAVTNPENTIFAVKRLIGRRFDDPMTKKDMELVPYSIVKGPTGDAWVKAGGEDYSPSQISAYILQKMKETAEAYLGEKVEQAVITVPAYFNDAQRQATKDAGKIAGLEVLRIINEPTAAALAYGLDKTENKTIAVYDLGGGTFDISILEVGDGVFEVKSTNGDTFLGGEDFDSKIVEYLADGFKKDEGIDLRGDKLALQRLKEAAEKAKIELSSAATTEVNLPFITADANGPKHLVKTITRADLEKLVEELVKRTLEPCKKAIKDAGISASEIDEVVLVGGMTRMPRVRDVVKDFFGKEPHTGVNPDEVVAIGAAIQAGVLQGDVKDVLLLDVTPLSLGIETLGGVFTRMIDRNTTIPTKKSQVYSTADDNQSAVTIRVFQGEREMAADNKMLGQFDLVGIPPAPRGVPQIEVTFDIDANGIVSVHAKDKGTGKEQQIKIQASGGLSDADIDQMVKDAEQFAEEDKKRREAAEAKNNAESLIHTTERQLEEHADKVDPGLKGEIEAAIAEAKTAVEGGDPAAMTEKSQALAQVAMKLGQAIYEKEQQSAASPGADDAGEAKADEDVVDAEFSEVEDDKK, encoded by the coding sequence ATGGCCAAAGTGATCGGGATCGACCTCGGCACCACGAACAGCTGCGTCGCGGTGATGGAAGGCGGCAAGCCCAAGGTTATCGAAAATGTCGAAGGCACGCGCACGACGCCGTCGATCGTCGCCTTTGCGAAGGACGGCGAACGTCTGATCGGCCAGCCGGCGAAGCGCCAGGCGGTCACCAATCCCGAAAACACGATTTTTGCGGTGAAGCGCCTGATCGGCCGCCGCTTCGACGATCCCATGACCAAGAAGGACATGGAACTCGTCCCCTATTCGATCGTCAAGGGCCCCACCGGCGATGCGTGGGTCAAGGCGGGCGGCGAGGATTATTCGCCGTCGCAGATTTCGGCCTATATCCTCCAGAAAATGAAGGAAACCGCCGAGGCCTATCTGGGCGAGAAGGTCGAGCAGGCGGTCATCACCGTTCCCGCCTACTTCAACGACGCCCAGCGTCAGGCGACCAAGGACGCCGGCAAGATCGCCGGCCTCGAAGTGCTGCGCATCATCAACGAGCCGACCGCGGCGGCGCTGGCCTATGGCCTCGACAAGACCGAGAACAAGACGATCGCGGTCTATGACCTTGGCGGCGGCACCTTCGACATCTCGATCCTCGAAGTCGGCGACGGCGTGTTCGAGGTGAAGTCGACCAACGGCGACACCTTCCTCGGCGGCGAGGATTTCGACAGCAAGATCGTCGAATATCTGGCCGACGGCTTCAAGAAGGACGAAGGCATCGACCTGCGCGGCGACAAGCTCGCTCTGCAGCGCCTGAAGGAAGCCGCCGAAAAGGCGAAGATCGAACTGTCGTCGGCCGCGACGACCGAGGTCAACCTGCCCTTCATCACCGCCGACGCCAACGGGCCGAAGCACCTCGTCAAGACGATCACCCGCGCCGACCTTGAAAAGCTGGTCGAAGAGCTGGTGAAGCGCACGCTCGAGCCCTGCAAGAAGGCGATCAAGGACGCCGGCATCTCGGCAAGCGAGATCGACGAAGTCGTCCTCGTCGGCGGCATGACGCGCATGCCGCGCGTCCGCGACGTCGTGAAGGATTTCTTCGGCAAAGAACCGCACACCGGCGTGAACCCCGACGAAGTCGTCGCGATCGGCGCCGCGATCCAGGCGGGCGTTTTGCAGGGCGACGTCAAGGACGTGCTGCTGCTCGACGTGACCCCGCTGAGCCTTGGCATCGAGACGCTGGGCGGCGTGTTCACGCGCATGATCGACCGCAACACCACCATCCCGACCAAGAAGTCGCAGGTTTACTCGACCGCCGACGACAACCAGTCGGCGGTGACGATCCGCGTGTTCCAGGGCGAACGCGAAATGGCCGCCGACAACAAGATGCTCGGCCAGTTCGACCTCGTCGGCATTCCGCCGGCGCCGCGCGGCGTGCCGCAGATCGAGGTGACCTTCGACATCGACGCCAACGGCATCGTGTCGGTCCACGCCAAGGACAAGGGCACCGGCAAGGAACAGCAGATCAAGATCCAGGCCTCGGGCGGTCTCAGCGACGCGGACATCGATCAGATGGTCAAGGACGCCGAGCAGTTCGCCGAAGAGGACAAGAAGCGCCGTGAGGCGGCCGAGGCGAAGAACAACGCCGAAAGCCTGATCCACACGACCGAACGCCAGCTCGAGGAACATGCCGACAAGGTCGATCCCGGCCTGAAGGGCGAGATCGAGGCGGCAATCGCCGAAGCCAAGACCGCGGTCGAAGGCGGCGATCCGGCGGCGATGACCGAAAAGTCGCAGGCGCTCGCACAGGTCGCGATGAAGCTGGGTCAGGCGATCTACGAGAAAGAACAGCAGTCGGCCGCGTCCCCCGGCGCCGACGATGCCGGCGAAGCCAAGGCCGACGAAGATGTCGTCGACGCCGAATTCTCGGAAGTCGAAGACGACAAGAAGTAA
- a CDS encoding copper chaperone PCu(A)C, which translates to MKPFAMLALAATALTLSACEKNLGTGQQLNVVSGYIQMGATPDRPAVGYFTVEGGPRDVQLVAVTADLAQRVEMHESVKENGVMTMKPLLSADVPAKGKLEFRQGGKHLMIWNINGAAVRAGKLPMAFVFTNNNNERILFDMPIRGATSEVAGSGDAAMDHGSMDMGDDTPAAGAAKK; encoded by the coding sequence ATGAAACCCTTTGCCATGCTCGCCCTTGCCGCCACCGCGCTGACGCTGTCGGCGTGCGAGAAGAATCTGGGCACCGGACAGCAGCTCAATGTGGTGAGCGGCTATATCCAGATGGGCGCGACCCCCGACCGGCCCGCAGTCGGCTATTTCACCGTCGAAGGCGGGCCGCGCGACGTCCAGCTCGTCGCGGTGACCGCCGACCTCGCGCAGCGGGTGGAGATGCACGAAAGCGTCAAGGAAAACGGCGTGATGACGATGAAGCCGCTGCTCAGCGCCGACGTTCCTGCGAAGGGCAAGCTCGAATTCAGACAGGGCGGCAAGCATCTGATGATCTGGAACATCAACGGCGCCGCGGTACGCGCCGGCAAGCTGCCGATGGCGTTCGTCTTCACCAACAACAACAACGAACGCATCCTCTTCGACATGCCGATCAGGGGGGCGACGAGCGAGGTTGCCGGCTCGGGCGATGCGGCGATGGATCATGGCTCGATGGATATGGGCGACGACACCCCGGCAGCGGGTGCGGCCAAGAAGTAA
- a CDS encoding vgr related protein — protein MPRPSRPLTSGEIALARSVFGDAIDYARVRVRHYKWIFFQPRRIVMAPMGDLHFHPKGAAYCDDFSCPAGGREEELKAKGLFLHELTHVWQAQQRGRWYLVLMRHPFATYDYSLKPGWPLHRYGLEQQAEIVRHYWLLTQGVSIGGAPDVESYRAILPDAWKAAA, from the coding sequence GTGCCGCGCCCGTCGCGCCCCCTGACCAGCGGCGAAATCGCTCTTGCCCGCAGCGTGTTCGGCGATGCGATCGATTATGCGCGTGTGCGGGTACGCCACTATAAATGGATTTTCTTCCAGCCGCGCCGGATCGTGATGGCGCCGATGGGCGACCTGCATTTTCATCCGAAGGGCGCCGCCTATTGCGATGACTTCTCCTGCCCCGCCGGCGGGCGCGAGGAAGAGCTGAAGGCAAAGGGCCTGTTCCTCCACGAACTGACGCACGTCTGGCAGGCGCAGCAGCGCGGGCGCTGGTATCTCGTGCTGATGCGCCACCCGTTCGCGACCTATGACTACAGCCTCAAGCCCGGCTGGCCGCTGCACCGCTACGGGCTCGAGCAGCAGGCCGAGATTGTGCGCCACTACTGGTTGCTGACGCAGGGCGTGAGCATCGGCGGCGCGCCCGACGTCGAATCCTATCGCGCGATCCTGCCCGATGCTTGGAAAGCCGCGGCATGA
- a CDS encoding PH domain-containing protein, with protein MPEVLDRFRSSTWGWLRGTLVGWLTLLLCLVGVGFLIILVQWIRNLDMTYELTEDRLILRKGIFVKSVDEIELYRVKDVRMDFTLINQWAGIGTISIDSSDETTRDGALVMPHIDRAAERREELRRLVDAARQKRRVRELDVSSEML; from the coding sequence ATGCCCGAAGTTCTCGACCGCTTCCGTTCCTCGACCTGGGGCTGGCTGCGCGGCACGCTCGTCGGCTGGCTGACGCTGTTGCTCTGCCTCGTCGGGGTCGGCTTCCTGATCATCCTCGTCCAGTGGATCCGCAATCTCGACATGACCTATGAGCTGACCGAGGACCGGCTGATCCTGCGCAAGGGAATCTTCGTCAAAAGCGTTGACGAGATCGAGCTCTACCGCGTCAAGGACGTCCGCATGGACTTTACGCTGATCAACCAGTGGGCGGGCATCGGCACGATCAGCATCGATTCGTCGGACGAGACGACGCGCGACGGCGCACTCGTGATGCCGCATATCGACCGCGCGGCCGAACGGCGCGAGGAGCTGCGCCGACTGGTCGACGCGGCGCGGCAGAAGCGCCGCGTGCGCGAACTCGACGTCTCGAGCGAAATGCTCTGA
- a CDS encoding DNA recombination protein RmuC produces MDVTALAIAFVALFLGGLIGWLLAGRQAGALKVERDGLSERFKAAVTDLAAEAEARKAADLQLAALLAEQKARDAAHDAQIAQLKEAQGALTAQFREVGQAMLGEAQKAFLERADQRFKQSEETAGQNLKALLSPVHDRLQKYEEAVGKVEAERQNAFGLLHGQIAAMREGTERVSSEAAKLVNALRNAPKARGRWGEQQLRNVLESCGLSEHADFQTEVSVADGDGGRLRPDVVVKVPGGQSLVIDAKVSLNAYQDAFGAVDEGEKAVHLAAHAAAMKAHVNTLGAKSYWNQFDDTPDFVVMFVPGEHFLAAALDQDHELWDYAFERKVLLATPTNLIAIARTVAAVWRQEKLAGQAREIAALGKELYARMSVMGSHIARVGKNLDQATGAYNAFVGSFESQVLTQAKRFEALDVETGDREIPALPVAEQAARPLAKLSGAGGAND; encoded by the coding sequence ATGGATGTCACCGCGCTCGCTATCGCCTTCGTCGCTCTCTTTCTCGGGGGGCTGATCGGCTGGCTGCTCGCCGGGCGGCAGGCGGGGGCGCTCAAGGTCGAGCGCGACGGATTGTCGGAGCGTTTCAAGGCCGCGGTCACCGACCTCGCGGCCGAGGCCGAAGCGCGCAAGGCCGCCGACCTGCAGCTGGCGGCGCTGCTCGCCGAACAAAAGGCGCGCGACGCGGCGCATGACGCGCAGATCGCGCAGCTCAAGGAAGCGCAGGGGGCGCTGACCGCGCAGTTCCGCGAGGTCGGGCAGGCGATGCTGGGCGAGGCGCAAAAAGCCTTCCTCGAACGCGCCGACCAGCGCTTCAAGCAGAGCGAGGAGACCGCAGGGCAGAATCTGAAGGCGCTGCTTTCGCCCGTCCACGACCGCCTCCAGAAATATGAGGAAGCCGTCGGCAAGGTCGAGGCCGAGCGCCAGAACGCTTTCGGGCTGCTCCACGGCCAGATCGCCGCGATGCGCGAGGGCACCGAGCGCGTGTCGAGCGAGGCCGCGAAGCTCGTCAACGCACTCCGCAACGCGCCGAAGGCGCGCGGACGCTGGGGCGAGCAGCAGCTTCGCAACGTCCTCGAAAGCTGCGGGCTTAGCGAACATGCCGATTTCCAGACCGAGGTCAGTGTCGCCGACGGCGATGGCGGGCGCCTCCGCCCTGATGTGGTGGTGAAGGTGCCCGGCGGACAGAGCCTCGTCATCGACGCCAAGGTGTCGCTCAACGCCTATCAGGATGCGTTCGGCGCGGTCGACGAGGGCGAGAAGGCGGTGCATCTCGCCGCGCACGCCGCGGCGATGAAGGCGCATGTCAACACGCTCGGCGCCAAATCCTACTGGAACCAGTTCGACGACACCCCTGACTTCGTCGTGATGTTCGTTCCCGGCGAGCATTTCCTTGCCGCCGCGCTCGATCAGGATCACGAGCTCTGGGACTATGCGTTCGAGCGCAAGGTGCTGCTCGCGACGCCGACCAACCTGATCGCGATCGCGCGCACCGTTGCGGCGGTGTGGCGGCAGGAGAAGCTGGCCGGGCAGGCGCGCGAGATCGCCGCGCTCGGCAAAGAGCTGTATGCGCGCATGTCGGTGATGGGATCGCACATCGCGCGTGTCGGCAAGAACCTCGATCAGGCGACCGGCGCGTACAACGCCTTCGTGGGCAGCTTTGAATCGCAGGTTCTAACGCAGGCGAAGCGCTTCGAGGCGCTCGACGTCGAAACCGGCGATCGCGAGATTCCGGCGCTCCCCGTCGCCGAACAGGCTGCGCGGCCGCTCGCCAAGTTGTCGGGCGCCGGTGGCGCGAACGACTAG
- a CDS encoding META domain-containing protein: MIKPVLPIALSLPLAACVPAAEAPQSPTPPASAYMAIGTEPGWTLEITPAQLNYAGDYGETRIAVPNPGATASMNGEVYAAGRLSVVIKHAACSDGMSDRRYADTVRVIADGKRVDGCGGAILPPDTLAGSSWTFVSIGGVSVAGDRPTSLQFDGTRLSGSAGCNRFSGTYVADGRRLTAGPLMATEMACPGPAMTQEAAFFKLMQGPVQLGFPTHGTLEITGADGQTAVLKRAI; encoded by the coding sequence ATGATCAAGCCCGTCCTGCCGATCGCCCTTTCGCTCCCGCTGGCCGCCTGCGTGCCGGCAGCCGAGGCGCCGCAATCCCCCACCCCGCCCGCATCCGCCTATATGGCGATCGGCACCGAGCCCGGCTGGACGCTCGAGATCACGCCCGCCCAGCTCAATTATGCGGGCGATTATGGCGAGACGCGGATCGCGGTGCCGAACCCCGGCGCGACGGCGTCGATGAACGGCGAGGTCTATGCTGCCGGGCGGCTGTCGGTCGTGATCAAGCATGCCGCGTGCAGCGACGGGATGAGCGACCGCCGCTACGCCGACACGGTGCGGGTCATCGCCGACGGCAAGCGCGTCGACGGGTGCGGCGGCGCCATCCTGCCGCCCGACACGCTTGCGGGGTCGAGCTGGACCTTCGTGTCGATCGGCGGGGTATCCGTTGCCGGCGATCGGCCGACGTCGCTGCAGTTCGACGGCACGCGGCTGAGCGGTAGCGCCGGATGCAACCGTTTTTCGGGAACCTATGTCGCCGACGGCCGGCGGCTGACCGCGGGACCGCTGATGGCGACCGAAATGGCGTGTCCCGGCCCGGCGATGACGCAGGAAGCGGCCTTCTTCAAACTGATGCAGGGACCGGTGCAGCTTGGCTTTCCGACCCATGGCACGCTGGAAATCACCGGCGCCGACGGGCAGACCGCCGTGCTGAAACGCGCGATCTAG
- a CDS encoding RNA methyltransferase: protein MSGRRSRIESFSNPLVKRMRLLREKRHRRAEGLFLAEGLRIATEAREAGVLPHWLFLAEEGAAHPLAQALVEAVLANGGEVIDTTPAILSKLSGKDNAQAIVAIYAEPKTALADLDRSAAPIWLVAERLRDPGNLGTILRTGDAVGAGGLILLDESTDPWAVEAVRASMGAIFTQRLVQAQWDEFLPWLRSGPGELVATWLGDDTQDYQAVRYAAPTFILIGNESQGMPETYAAAADVRVKMPMMGKADSLNAAVAAAVMAYEVLNQRRS, encoded by the coding sequence ATGTCCGGCCGTCGCAGCCGCATCGAAAGCTTCTCGAACCCGCTGGTCAAGCGGATGCGCCTGCTGCGCGAAAAGCGGCACCGGCGCGCCGAAGGATTGTTCCTCGCCGAGGGGCTGCGCATCGCGACCGAAGCGCGCGAGGCAGGCGTGTTGCCGCACTGGCTGTTCCTCGCCGAAGAGGGCGCGGCGCATCCGCTGGCGCAGGCGCTGGTCGAGGCGGTGCTGGCGAACGGCGGCGAGGTGATCGACACGACGCCCGCGATCCTCTCGAAACTCTCGGGCAAGGACAATGCGCAGGCCATCGTCGCCATCTACGCCGAACCGAAGACCGCGCTCGCCGATCTCGACCGCAGCGCCGCACCGATCTGGCTCGTCGCCGAGCGTCTGCGCGATCCGGGCAATCTCGGCACGATCTTGCGCACCGGCGATGCGGTCGGCGCGGGCGGACTGATCCTGCTCGACGAATCGACCGACCCCTGGGCGGTCGAGGCGGTGCGCGCGAGCATGGGCGCCATCTTCACGCAGCGGCTTGTGCAGGCGCAGTGGGACGAGTTTCTGCCTTGGCTGCGGAGCGGCCCGGGCGAACTCGTCGCGACATGGCTCGGCGACGATACGCAGGACTATCAGGCCGTGCGCTACGCCGCACCGACCTTCATCCTGATCGGCAATGAATCGCAGGGAATGCCCGAGACCTATGCCGCGGCGGCCGATGTGCGGGTAAAGATGCCGATGATGGGCAAGGCCGACAGCCTGAACGCCGCGGTCGCGGCGGCGGTCATGGCCTATGAGGTGCTGAACCAGCGGCGAAGCTGA
- a CDS encoding HPr family phosphocarrier protein, translating into MSGEVSETVEITNQRGLHARASAKFVTFVSRLPETVSVEVEKGGSRVNGTSIMGLMMLGAAKGDSITIHTRGDGADAALLKLVGLVKDSFGED; encoded by the coding sequence ATGAGCGGCGAAGTCAGCGAGACGGTCGAAATCACCAACCAGCGCGGGCTGCACGCGCGCGCAAGCGCCAAGTTCGTGACCTTCGTCAGCCGCCTGCCCGAAACGGTCTCGGTCGAGGTCGAAAAGGGCGGATCGCGCGTCAACGGCACCTCGATCATGGGGCTGATGATGCTCGGCGCCGCGAAAGGCGACAGCATCACGATCCACACCCGGGGCGACGGCGCCGACGCGGCGCTGCTGAAGCTCGTCGGGCTGGTCAAGGACAGCTTCGGCGAGGACTGA
- a CDS encoding PTS sugar transporter subunit IIA: protein MLGMVLVTHGRLADEMVRAMEHVVGPQRAIGTVCIGPNDNMEMRRKEIADAIRAVDEGRGVIMLTDLFGGTPSNLAISLLEHGRTEVIAGVNLPMLIRLESARKTMDLRAAVIAAKEAGQKYISVASEMLGVGP, encoded by the coding sequence CTGCTGGGAATGGTCCTCGTCACCCACGGCCGCCTCGCCGACGAAATGGTGCGCGCGATGGAGCATGTCGTCGGTCCGCAACGCGCGATCGGCACCGTGTGCATCGGCCCCAACGACAATATGGAAATGCGGCGCAAGGAAATCGCCGACGCGATCCGCGCGGTCGACGAAGGGCGCGGCGTCATCATGCTGACCGACCTGTTCGGCGGAACGCCCTCGAACCTTGCGATCAGCCTGCTCGAACACGGGCGCACCGAAGTGATCGCCGGCGTCAACCTGCCGATGCTGATCCGGCTGGAAAGCGCCCGCAAGACGATGGACCTGCGTGCCGCGGTGATCGCGGCCAAGGAAGCAGGCCAGAAATATATCTCCGTCGCGTCGGAGATGCTGGGAGTGGGACCATGA
- the rapZ gene encoding RNase adapter RapZ: MTDPGEQRLLLVTGLSGAGKSTVLKVLEDLGWEVVDNLPLALLEALIDAPARRSEANRPLAVGIDSRSRGFRPPLLVKRIKELREGGERSIQTLFLDCAGAELERRFSETRRRHPMAEDRPAADGIAREREMMEPLRRWAEHVIDTTNYSSNDLQQEIRQRFGDTDDDEPVLNVLSFGFARGLPRHADLVFDMRYLRNPHWDPKLKPGTGLDADVAAYVKADPAYEDSVAQIEKLILTLLPRYRAEGKSYVTIAFGCTGGRHRSVHVASRVAQTLRESGYEPTLTHRNLDSAPQDGLEGRPPPASSAGTGKA, translated from the coding sequence ATGACCGATCCGGGCGAGCAACGGCTGCTGCTGGTCACCGGCCTGTCGGGCGCGGGCAAGTCGACCGTGCTCAAGGTCCTCGAGGATCTGGGCTGGGAAGTCGTCGACAATCTGCCGCTGGCGCTGCTCGAGGCGCTGATCGATGCCCCCGCACGGCGCAGCGAGGCGAACCGCCCGCTCGCGGTCGGGATCGACAGCCGCAGCCGCGGCTTTCGCCCGCCCCTGCTCGTCAAGCGGATCAAGGAACTGCGCGAAGGCGGCGAGCGCAGCATCCAGACGCTCTTCCTCGACTGTGCCGGGGCCGAGCTCGAACGCCGCTTTTCGGAAACGCGGCGGCGCCATCCGATGGCCGAGGACCGCCCGGCCGCCGACGGAATCGCCCGCGAACGCGAGATGATGGAGCCGCTCCGCCGCTGGGCCGAGCATGTCATCGACACCACCAATTACAGCAGCAACGACCTGCAGCAGGAAATCCGCCAGCGCTTCGGCGACACCGACGACGACGAGCCGGTGCTCAACGTGCTGAGTTTCGGCTTTGCGCGAGGCCTTCCGCGCCATGCCGACCTAGTGTTCGACATGCGCTATCTGCGCAATCCGCACTGGGATCCGAAGCTGAAGCCGGGCACGGGACTCGACGCCGACGTCGCCGCCTATGTAAAGGCCGATCCGGCGTATGAAGACAGCGTCGCACAGATCGAGAAGCTGATCCTGACGTTGCTGCCACGCTACCGTGCCGAGGGCAAAAGCTATGTCACCATCGCCTTCGGTTGCACCGGCGGGCGGCATCGCTCGGTCCATGTGGCCTCGCGTGTTGCCCAAACGCTACGCGAGTCCGGTTATGAGCCAACGCTGACCCACCGCAATCTTGACTCGGCACCGCAAGATGGGCTTGAGGGCAGGCCCCCGCCCGCATCTTCTGCCGGCACCGGAAAAGCATAA
- a CDS encoding serine kinase: protein MLPSRTKPEIVNIHASCVAAGNGGVIILGNSGQGKSDLALRLIDRGAKLVADDRCDLWYDRERLWCRPPENLAGKLEVRGIGIIDRPWTAPVPLALAVRLTDRYDRMPTVNQIEMVAGHPLPALLLSAFEASAPIKIMLALERLAPGA from the coding sequence ATGCTCCCGAGCCGGACCAAGCCCGAGATCGTCAATATCCATGCCAGCTGCGTCGCGGCGGGCAATGGAGGCGTGATCATTTTGGGCAATTCGGGCCAGGGCAAATCCGACCTCGCGCTGCGCCTCATCGACCGCGGCGCCAAGCTGGTCGCCGACGATCGCTGCGACCTCTGGTACGATCGCGAGCGGCTGTGGTGCCGCCCGCCCGAAAATCTCGCCGGCAAACTCGAAGTGCGCGGGATCGGCATCATCGACCGGCCGTGGACCGCGCCCGTTCCGCTCGCGCTGGCAGTGCGGCTGACCGACCGTTACGACCGCATGCCGACGGTGAACCAGATCGAGATGGTGGCAGGCCATCCGCTGCCCGCCCTGCTGCTCTCCGCCTTCGAGGCGTCTGCGCCGATCAAGATCATGCTGGCCCTTGAGCGGCTGGCGCCCGGCGCATGA